Genomic segment of Bacteroidales bacterium:
GCCTATTGACAGGCTTCCCCCGGCATTCAGCCAACTGGTGATCCGCTGGCTTAGTTCAGCTTCTGCTCCCCTGTGTAAGGCATCAAGACCCTGAACCATTGATGGGTCTTCAAACTGATTGTACTCATTAGTGAGTATCGATTTGTCCTGCCAACTGGTATAATAAGCATTCAGCCGCAAACGGGTATACCTCAGGTCTAAGCCGTAACCAACCTCTGCCGTTAAAGTTTTTTCATTTTTAAGGTCATGGGTCGGGACATTGGTGAAATTTCCGAAGACGAATTTAAAATAAGGTTCACGGGAGAAATATCCGCCATTAATGAATAAATGGTTAAACTCATTCAGGTTAAGATTCAGTCCTGCCTTCACATCGAAACCAGGCTTGAATACCCATTCACTACTGATATCGCTGACGTAATTGTAGCGGTCCTCCCTCCGGTACCAGTTACCGGATATGGTTCCGGAAGCAAACGCGTTAAGCCTGCCCGATTGATACTCCAATTGCGCAAAGATGCTGGCGAAATTATTGATCGCTCCGTTGTCGACCTTAACGATATCTCCGACCTTTTTAATCTGGTCACGGCCCGCCACGCCATCGACTGCATAAGCGTAATCATCAATGAAAAAGCGGCCGCCAAGCAGATCCCTGACCTTTTGCTGCAGCTTCGACTTGAATATTCTTCCATGGAAACCGGCAGTCAGAGTGAACCGGTCGTTGAATTCATGCCTGTAAGTCGATAAAAGCCCTGTCCAGATATGGCTTGCAAGAAAGTTCGTCTGAATATTAAGGGAATATCCGGTTGTGTCAGTGCCATCCGCCAGTGTATAATAACTTTCATTCCCGGCATTATTCCGGTAGATAGTTTCCCAATCAATTTGTCCACTGGGGTTATGATAACTAAATATCCAGGGATTACTGCCGAAAGTCTCGGTCCATTTACCCCCGCCATTGCCGAACGACAAGTAATAAGAGGTGGCCAGCATGCTTTTTTTGGAAATATTCCAGTAATCGTTGAGAGCGATATGAGGTTTATGATAGAAATTTTCGCTCGCATTGTTGATCTCCCCGTTATAACTACCCCAGTCTTTGTTGTAGCGCAGACCATACTGGTCTGTTTCTGCTTTCGACAACCTGTTATTCCGCTGGCCATGTTTTTCAGGATTGCCAAGCGCAGTGAAAACCAACATGTGGTCTTTACTGAATTCCTTGGAGATGGAGAGATAATAAGCCCATCCGTCGACGTAGGTTGCATCAGCGTAGCCCGGTCCTGTGAACCGGGAGCCAAGAAAAGTTACGGCCATATTGTTTTTAAGCCTGCCGCTGGATAACATGAGGGTGGTTTTCTGGTTGCCATAGTCAGTGATGGAATATTTGAGGCTTCCACCTGATTCCACATCGGTAGTTTTTGTGATGATATTGATCGTTCCACCGATGGAATTCAGCGCTACTTTTGAGGCCCCAAGTCCCCGCTGCACCTGGATCTGCTGGGTGGCTTCCGCTAAACCAAGCCAGTTGTTCCAATAGACAAGTCCGTTTTCGACACTCCCAATGGGAACCCCATTCAGCATCAAGGCCACATTCTCCTGTTTAAACCCCCGGATGTTCACGCTGGCATCGCCGCTGCCACCACCGGTTCGGCTCGCATAGACACCGGGCACTGCCTTCATGATCTCAGGGAATGGCTGGTCGCCGAGCCGTGTTTCAATATCTTCAGCCCTGATCATGGACACCGAAACAGGTGTTCGCCGGTCAATCGCTTCCGATGCTATGATGCTAACCTCGGCCAGGCCGATGGTGGCCCGCTTTAAATAGATCGTGCCAAGTTTTACCTCCCCGGTCATTGTCACTGGAATCTCTTTTGGAAGGTATCCTATATTTGTAAAGGAAAGAACATAACTTCCCGGTGACAGGTCAATCCGGAAAAAACCGGCCTGATCGGTGGAAGTTCCCTTGCTTTCATTTAATACTTTGATATTGACTCCTGTAAACTGATCGCCGGTCAGTGAATCGGCGACATATCCTGAAACCCAGGACTGACCATGTGCTAACTGGGTCAGTGTGAGGTTTAACAGGCAAATCAGGCAATAAAAGGATATTTTTTTCATAATCTTATTAGGTTAAATTTAGACCATTAAAAAACCCTGAAGGGATCCAACAGGGCGGGAATTATAAATCAATGATGATAGCCCTTTAGTAAAAAAGGTATATCCATCAGAAATTCTTCTTCCATCCAGACTTTAACTGTCGGTTCCGGAGTTACACCGGATCGGTCCCGCCATCAGACGGAATTCGCGGACTTTCACCGCCGGTCGGGGATTGCACCCTGCCCTGAAGAATATCTTCAAAAACTAACAGATTCAATTTCTGTCAGGTGACAAAATTAGGAATTTTCTTCCGGATAACTGATCCTCACGTGATAAATATTCTGGAGGCTTTTTTTGAAGATTTCTTTAACCATTGTGATATCACGCAAGGTGAGATCAGCATTGGAAAATTGTTCTGATTCCAGCTGACGGTTAATGATCCGCTCAACCAGATCATTGATTCTGTCATCATCCGGTTTGGTGAGGCTGCGGGAAGCAGCTTCCACCGAGTCGGCCATCATCACCAGGGCAGTTTCTTTTGAATAGGGAATAGGACCAGGGTAAGTGAATGTGTTCGCATCAACATTCTTTTCCGGATTTTCGAGCTTTTGTTTAAGGTAGAAATATTCAACCTTCCTGGTGCCATGATGGGTTGTGATAAAATCAGCAACTTCAGCAGGGAGTTTATATTTTTTGGCGAATTCAATCCCGCGTGTAACATGACGGATAATGATCCTGGCACTTTCCTCATAGCTAAGGTCATCATGGGGATTAACACCTGTAACCTGGTTTTCGATGAAATACATCGGTGCATCTATCTTCCCGATATCGTGGTACAGCGCCCCAACCCTGACCAGCAGGCTGTCTCCATCGATAGCGTATGATGCTTCTTCAGCAAGGTTGGCAACCTGGAGTGAATGTTGAAAAGTTCCGGGGGCCTTATGGGCCAGTTCCCTGAGCAGTTTATTATTGCTGTTGCCCAGTTCAATGAGCGTTACGTCGGTGATATAGCCAAACGTCCTCTCCAACAGGAAAATGAGCGGGTAAGCAAATAGCAGCAAAGCAGCATTGGCGGCCATTTGATAAACTTGCTGAATGTTTATTCCCCTGAAATTACCTTCCTGCATCAGGATAAGCCCGACGTAAATTGCAGTATAAGTGCAGAAAACCCAAAACGCCGTGTAGAAAAACTGGGAACGCCTTTCCAGCCTGACTATGCTCATGATCGCAACCACGCCGGCAATGAGCTGGATGAAAACAAACTGGAAGCTGTTTGGTGCGATGAAGCCGGTGGTGAATATAGTTACCAGGTGAACGAACAATGCAAGGCGGGTGTCATAAAAAACCCGGATTATAACAGGGACAAGGCAGACAGGGACGAGGTAAAAATAGCTGACATTAAACCGTACTATAAGGCTGGCAGTGAGTACCATCATAAATATGATCAACAGGATCAGAAAGGTCTTCTTGTTGTTGGCCAGGATATCCTTACGGTAATTATAAAGGAAAAGTACAAGGACCAGGATTGAAATCGATGTCAGAATGGCTTGTCCCCCGGCAATGGCATAAAATGCCCTGGTAGTGCCCAACTGGACCTCAAAATTATTTTTTAATGATGTGAGGATGCGGTAATGATCGTCATTTACCCTTGCCCCGCGTGGAATAATCAGCTCACCACGCTGTACCATGCCGCGGAAAGGACTGATATTTGAAAGTGCCGATTCTTTTTCCGCATTGGTTTTTTCGGCATCAAAGAAAAGATTATGGGTGATATGGTTGGTAAGAATATTAATAAGAAAATCCTTGTCCGTGAAGTTTTCTTTTCCAACTTTAACTAAAATATAACTGCTGGCCTGCTGCAATGTAAATACCTTGAAAAGCGGCACTTCCCTGGCAATATTATTTTCAATGATGAAAATTTCAAAATCGGCAGGTTTGTTTTCTATCGAAGGATCAAGCTGAATGATCCCTGCCCTGAAAATCGAATCAAAAATCATTAATCCTTGCCGCAATAGCTTATCTTTCTGTTGGCTGAACGTATTCAATTCCCCATTTCTTTCAGCCCATTTTTTATTGAACTCGAGTTCGAAGAGCTCTGCCTGTCGCGAAAATACAGCCGTATCCATCTTAAAAAAAGGCTTCAGGAGCGATAAAACCTGTTCCTGTTCGGCTTTCAGCTCATCATCATACTTAATGATCGCAAAATCAAAGGGAGCGTATAAGTCATCATGCAACCACGGTTTACCTTTGCTAAATTCATACCTGAATTTTCCTTCTTTCGGCAATACTAAAACCAGCAGGATCACAGTTGCTGCAAACATGGCAATCCTAAGGAAAAGATCCTTGTTCTTTCGCGTTTTTTCTGTGATCCGGTTCATGGCTGATCTCTTATTGCTGCTAATTTATGAATAATTGGTTTAAATTTGTATGAATTATTAAATTATGATTGAATTTGGTTTTTGTAACCTTGCAGTGGTACCAGTCCGACGCGAACCCTCCGACAAAGCAGAAATGTCTACCCAGTTGCTTTTCGGAGATCTGATGGAAGTTATCGGCCGGGATGATTCATGGTGCCAGGTGAAAATATTCTTTGATGGTTATGAGGGTTGGGTCGATGTTAAACAGATCCGGGCTGTCAGCAACCAGGAGTTCAGGCGCCTGACCACATCACCTGTTTGGGTGAACAGGCAGATGCATTCCGATGTTGTCCTTTACAGTGGGGTGAATATAAGTTTGCCAGCAGGGTGTAGTTTTTATAATATAAAAGGCCAGATTATGGAGATAGATGGAGAGCAATACCGGCTGGACGGAAAAGTATACCCGTTTACTTTTACAGGGCTCAACGGGTTAATGGAAACTGCTGCCGGTTATCTTTCCTGTCCATATCTATGGGGAGGTAAAACTTACCTTGGCATGGATTGTTCCGGATTTACACAAGTTGTGTTCAAACAGCACGGCATTAAATTATTGCGTGATGCGGCTCAACAAGCTACTCAGGGCGAATTAATCAGTATCCTTAACGATGGAAAACCCGGCGACCTGGCTTTTTTTGATAATGCAGAAGGAAAGATTGTCCATGTCGGGATCCTTCTGGAAGATCAACGGATCATTCATTGCTCCGGGAAAGTCCGCATTGATACTATTGACCACCAGGGAATATATAACCGCTATCTGAGCAAATACACGCACAGTTTGCGGTTGATAAGGCGGGTAGTAGCAGGCAGTTGGACAGTTGGACAATAGGCAGTCGGACAGGTTGTATGACTTTAGGGATTGTTTATTGACGATTTCTGACGGCGGATTTCTAACTTCCAATTTGCCAACTGCCAACTTATTTCATCACTATTTTATCCAAATACCTCCCTGCTTCCGGCCCCATATTAAACAACAGATCAAGGATGCTCAGGTTTGGCACAAAGCCATATTTATAATCGAAAACCTGTGGATATTTGGGGAATTGATTGAAAGGCTGATATTTTTTCGGAGATATTGCTGACCGCAGATCGAGCATACTCCCCGGTTTTTTTTCATAGTCCTGCGTGAACTGTATATTGAGGTCTATACCGAGCAGTGCGCTGATTGTTTTCAGAATGTTATGGTTGTTATTAATCAGGCTTGTCTCCTGTGTTTCGAAGAGTTGCTCAAGTATATCAGTATAATAGTTGAAAAAGGGAGATGAACGATAACCCGTCTGCAGCGTTTTCCAATGTTGTTCCTGCCAGTGTTCGCGGTAGCAGATTTCAACTTGTTTAGTCATTGTATGGTTGCCTTGCGGCTTAGTGACCGGGACTACCAGACTTGACTTACCGGACGCTGTCATTATCTCGCAGCGGTTACGGAATGTTTGCTTGGTAAAGGTTTCCATTTGTTCGATATATATGACCTTGCTCCGGATCATATGAACGAAATAGGAAATAGGAGGGAAGTAAGCGGTAGGAAGTAGGATATCTCCGGTTATGGTCATGACATGTGTTAGCTTTTTAGCAGGATATCCTCGATCGCCTTTTTAAAGGTGTCTTTTGGCAAGGCGCCCATCGCCATCTGCGGGGCTCCGTCAGCCGGGCAGAAAAGAATGGATGGGATGCTCCGGATGCCAAAAACGCCTGCCAGTTCCTGCTCTTTTTCAGTATCTACCTTATAAATGTTGATCTTGCCTTTATATTCTGTAGCAAGTTCTTCGAGGATAGGGGCAACCATTTTACACGGTCCGCACCAATCAGCGTAAAAATCAATCAGACAGGGTAATTCACCCTGGTAGTTCCATTCTTTATTGTTTTCGAAATCAAATACTTTTGAAATGAAAGTGTCTTTTGATAAATGTTCCAGTGACATAATTATGATAATTTTAAATTTTAAATTGGGGTTTTAATTATTTAATTAATTGATGTTGAAGGGGTTTTTAATAAAAACTCGTCAATGATTTTTTTGTAAGATTCTTTTGGTAATGCGCCTTTCTGTGAGGAAGGTTTTCCTTGCATGGGGATGAATAAAACTGTAGGAAGACTTGTGATGCCAAATACGGCAGCCAGTTCCCGCTGAGCTTCTGTATCTACTTTATAGATATTGATCTTGCCTTCATACTCAACTGCCAGTTCTTCAAGGATCGGGGCGATCATCCGGCAAGGCCTGCACCAGTCAGCATAAAAGTCGACGATAGCCGGTTTGTCACCTGCAAAGACCCATTGCTGTGGGTTCTTCTCGTAATCCATGACCTTGAGTTTAAAGGTTTTCTCAGTCAGATGTTCTGGTATTCCATTCGAAGATTCCGATTTTTTACTGCCACCATCAGTAACATTTGCAGAAGATTTCGATGACGTATTGCCCTTCTCACCGTCTGTAGTGCCATTACAGCTGATGAACAGGAAGATTATTAAAACAGAGAGGTATCCGATTTTTTTCATATTAATAATTTGTTTAAGATTAACGGATGCAAAATTAAGAATAATTTTTGAATTAAATCGCTTTAGTATCACTTTTTTTATAATTTTGCTTAAAAATTATTAAAAGGCACTTTTAGGATCAACATTTCGAAACGATGACACTATTTTTTCGTGAAATATCACCTCTTAAGTTAGAAGAGGTCTTGCTGGATGAAAACCGGTGCCTTGAATTCATTGCAGGGGAAAAATGGTATAAGGGCTTTGTTTGCCGGAAGTGCGGCCACGATAATTACTGCAATGGCAAAAAGCCTTATTCCAGGCGGTGCACCCGCTGTAAACATGAAGAATCGGCCACTTCCCATACTATTTTCCATGGCTGCCACCTGCCTCTGACACAGGCTTTCAGGCTGGCTTACCAGGTCTGCCATAACCCTGAAGTTTCCACCTATGAGCTGGCCAGGCAGCTTGATACACGCCAGATGACCTGCTGGAAGCTCAAGAAGAAGATGCTCGACTGCATTGCATCGAACGGCCAACTTCAGATCATCCCTTCATCAGCAAAACTAAAATACGTTTCTCCGCCAAGGATAAGGTGATCCAGAACAGGGAGGTCAAGCAGGAGACCTGCTTCTTTGAGTTTACGGGTCAGCCTGATGTCGGCCTCGCTGGGCTGGGTGTTACCGGAAGGGTGGTTATGGCAGAGGATCAGCGAACTGGCATTATGGTCGAGGGACATCTTGAATATTTTCTTTGGATCAGCCACCGTCCCGGAAATGCCTCCTTCGCTGATGTTTACTTTCCGGATTACCCGGTTGGCCCGGTTCAGCAAAAGCACCCAGAATGATTCGTATTGGGAATCTGCCAGCTCTCCATGGAAAAGTTCAAAAACATCCCGGCTGCCGGCCACTTTTTCCCTGGCCATTGCATCCTGACCCCGCTTGCGGTTGCCCAGCTCGAGCGCCGCTATGATCGTAACCCCTTTCGCCATACCGATCCCTTTGAATTTCAGCAAGTCATTGATCTGGTATTTCGACAGCTCAGCCAGGTTTTGACCGCTCTGATCAAGGATCCGTTTGGCCAGGTCAACGGCCGATTCATTCCGGTTGCCTGACCCCAGCAATAAAGCGATCAGCTCGGCATTGCTCAGTGCCGACTTGCCTTTCAGCAGCAGCTTCTCCCTCGGCCTGTCATCTTCCGACCATTGTTTGATGGGTATGCGTGATTCATATGTCATCGTTGCCTTTTTCCTGTTTATCCGGAAAAATGGAAATTATACCCGACCGGTTGAAAATATTTTTTTGGAATCAATCATATGCATGGGAGGATAGAAAGCAAAAAAAAAAGCCGCCGGTTGCTAAACAGGCAGCTTGAAATGATAGCTTGAAGTATTTCTTACGCTAACGTATTGACCTTACGGGTCAGCTTGGATTTCAGATTGGCGGCTTTGTTCTTATGAATGATCGAATGCTTTGCCATTTTATCGATCATAGAAACCATTTTCGGAAGCTGGGATGCAGCTTCATCTTTAGCTTCAATGGATTTGAATTTCTTGATGGCGTTACGCATGGTTTTACCATGATAGCGGTTCTGGATCTTTCTGTTTTCATTGGCCCTGATTCTTTTCAGCGCTGACTTGTGATTTGCCATGTCTCAGATATTTTTTATTCCTGAATGGGGGTGCAAAGGTAAAGAATATTTTTACAAATGAAAATGTTTTAGGAAAAAGTTTATTTATAGCTTTGATCAATCAATAATCGATATTTTATGAAAATGAAAATTTCCTTTACTGCCACTCTTCTCATTACCGGCATGCTCCTGAACGCGCAGACCAGTGTTCCTGCGTTTATTACGGATAGCCTGGATAGCTATACCGAACAGGCGCTAGCGGAATGGCAGATACCGGGTGTCGCGGTTCTTGTGGTCAAAGACGGACAGGTGATTGTCCAGAAAGGTTATGGATTCCTCGAATCAGGCAAACCTGAGCAAGTAGATGAAAATACGCTGTTTATGATCGCATCCAATACCAAGGCATTTACAGGAACGGCAATGGCAATCCTGGAACAGGAAGGCAAATGCTCACTTGACGACCGCGTTCAGAAATATTTGCCCGGCTTTAAAATGAAAGACCCCTGGGTAGCCGAACATATTACCCTGACCGATGTTATGTCGCACCGGATCGGTATGGAAACTTTCCAGGGCGATTTTATGTATTGGGAGTCGGACCTGAGCAGTGATGAGGTGATCGAAAAATTCGGCATGCTCACGCCAATGTATGATTTCAGGGCGAAATGGGGCTATTGCAATGCCGGTTTTCTGATCGCCGGAAAATGCCTGGAACAAATCACCGGGATGACATGGGAACAGTTTATGCGGGATCGCATCGTAAACCCATTGGAAATGAAAAGGACACTGGTTATGACCGCAGAAATTGCAAATGCTGAAAACCTTGCTGCGGCTCATACCCTGGTCAACGGAAAACTGCAGGTTATCCCGCACTGCCAGGTCGATAACATTGCACCGGCGGCCAGCATCAGCTCTTCAGTCAGCGATATGAGCCACTGGATCATTGCCCAGCTCGACAGTGGAAGGTATAACGGCCGGCAGGTTATTCCCTGGCAGGCGATCCGGAAAGCGCAATACCCAAATTCTATCGTCCGGCGGGCCAGGCACCCGTTCAATATTACACATTATTCCCTCTACGGCATGGGCTGGAGCCTCCAGGATTATGAAGGACGGGAAATGGTTTCCCATACCGGCGGTGTGGATGGTTTTGTAACTTCGGTTACCCTGATCCCCGAGGAGAAACTTGGCGTGGTCGTTTTTACCAACACCGATATGAATGGTCTTTACGAAGCTGTTAAATGGGAGATCATTGATGCATACCTTGGACTACCTTACCGGAATTACAGCCAGGTTTTCATCTCGCGTTATATGCCAGCTTATAAAAAAGAAATGGAGATGATCACTTCGTGGCAGGATTCGGCTAAAATGAATCTGCCCATGCCTGTGAAACTTGCAAAATTTGCGGGGAAATACAACCATGAAGTTTATGGCAGCGCTATCCTCGAATCTAAAGGAGATTACCTGCTCCTGAAGCTGGAACACCATCCTGATCTGACATCCAGGCTGGAATATATTGGAAACAACAGGTTTCTTTGCACTTACAGCAGTCCGCTCTGGGGTATCAAAGTTTTTCCCTTTGTTATAAAAGATGGAAAAGTCATATCATTTACCCTCAGCGTAGCCGACTTTCTTGAATTCACGACCTATGAGTTCGTGAAGGAATAATCAGTATTAGTGTTTTATTGAACGATGAAAATTAATGATATCAGTTTCTATATGTTCCTGCTTAAACTTTTCAGCATGTTGAAGGCCTTTCCCGACTAATTCATTTCTTAATGTTTCAGAATCCATCAGTTTATCGATCCAGCCTGCGATCTCTTCAAAATCATTCGGATTCACATAAACGGCACCATCACCGCCGGCTTCCGGAAAGCAACCTCCCTGTGATGTGATAACCGGAATATGACTGAAAAGTCCTTCCACGATCGGCATGCCGAAGCCTTCATATTGAGATGGATATACCATTAATTGAGCATTTCTGCAAAGAGCCGGCACATATTTATAGGGCACATTTCCCAAAAAATGAATCCGGTCCGACAACCGGTTTTTTTCAACATAATTTAAGATTGTTTTCAGGTAATCCCTGCCTAAACCCACAGCGGTGCCAATAACAACCAAATCCAGGTCATACTTGTCTTTGATCAGGTTAAAGGCTCGTACCGTCTTAAACAAGTTTTTCCTTGATGTAATAGCGCCAATGCTGATGATATATCTTCTTTCGGTACTAAAAAACTGATGGGCATCCACGGTATCTTTGCTATAGAAAATCGGATCGCTGCCTGGATAAATAACGTTAATTTTGTTTTCCGGGACATGATAATAATAAACTATATCCCGTTTGGTCTGCTCACTTGCGGCTATAATAAAATCAGCATGCTTGCCGGCATACTTAGTCTTTTGCTTATAAAAATAAGCATCAATCGCAGGGTATAATTGCGGATACCGCAAAAATATCAGATCATGAATAATAACGACTTTGACTATATCTGGGTTTTTATTGCCAAAGGGGATTTCATTGCTTAATCCATAATAAATACCGATATTGTCTTTTCTTAAACGGGCATTGATCAAGCCTGTACGCCAGGGTGCACCACCCAGCATTTTGTGCCAGGGTTTATCCGGACTGACGATTATACTGTTAGCCCGATCAACTTCTTTCAGGTAAGGATTGTCACCGGCGACTACCTTTGGGGAATACAGGTAGAAATTATCACCAGCCGATTTCTTTGCCAATCCATGGTAAAACCTCCGGCCATAATTGCCAAGGCCGCTATTATTAAAGAAAATCCTTTTTGCATCTAGGCCGATATTCATGTAACCTTTTTATGGATGACAGTCCGGTAATAAATTTCATAATAAAAAAACCTTAAGGCAGAAAGGAACAATGGGATTCCCATCATGACATATAAGACTGAAAGATATTCCGGGGAAATAATGCCTGATTCTCTGAGAATTACTCCGGAAGTGATCATGACAGCCATCATAATATAGCTTCTGATATTAAAAAAGGCAAACATACAGGGATTTTCATTCTCTAAATTAATGATCCGCCAGGCATGTTTTAAAGATATTTTGGAAAACAACAGTAAGTAAAATATTCCGCCACCAAAAATGCTGATCGTAATTTTTAGCCATAAGAGATCCCTGTACATACAGAATAGCGAAATGCCTTTATACAGAAGCATTCCTCCTGCAAATGTCCACACAACGCCGGCCACAAAAAGAAGGTAGCGCTTGGGAATTGCCGGTTTGAGTGTCTGAAGCAGGTTCATCTGATAGTGGGATAAAATTTATTGATTAACCAAGGGACCAGCCAACCAATGAAAGAACCTATGATTATGCCGCTTAACACATCGCTTGGGTAATGCACCCCTAAAGCCATCCTGGAATAAGCAACCACTGATGCCCATATAAAAAGCGGGATAATAAATTTTCTTTTCGGGATTAAAATTGTAAATGCAACAGCAATGGCAAAAGCTTCCATTGCATGTCCTGAAGGGTAGGATGAACTGCCGGCTTCCGACAGCTTTTCAATATCGGGGTAACTTATATAAGGTCGCTCTCTGATAATAATAGTTTTCAGGGTAAGGCTTAAAGTTGCAACAACAATAAACACCGCAAGGATTTTATAAAACACAATCCTGAGTGGCTTTGATTTTGTTTTCAGTGAATAGATGAGAATTGTCAGCAGTAATCCTATGCTTACAAATGTTGTGGTAAATGAAATATAATAAAGGATATTGTCAAGCGCTGCAACGCGATTGTGGTGTATCAAACGCAGAATTTCGATATCTAAACCGGATAATGCAGTATTATGCATTGGCATTAGTTATAGCGAAGAATATTTTGAAAAAATTTGATTTTGCAATTTCCAAATTTCAAATATCAATTTTCAAGTTTCAGTTATTTCTCATCCATAAACTGCTGTATAGCAGTTGCTGCGCGCCGGGAAGCGCCTTCGCCCCCAAGCTTTTCCCTGAGTAAATCATATTCTGATATGATCCGCGACCGGTTGCTTTCATCCAGTATGACATTCAGCTCTTTTTCAAGGTTTTCCGCATTAAAATCACCCTGGATCAGTTCCTTCACCACCTGCCGGTCCATGACCAGATTCACCAGCGAAATGAACTTCACATCCACGATCCGGCGGGCAATAGCATAGGAAATGGAACCGCCCCGGTAGCAAACCACCTGCGGTACGCCATAAAGCGCCGTCTCAAGGGTGGCGGTGCCTGATGTGACCAATGCCGCATGGGCACGGCGAAGCAATTCATGGGTCTGCCCGAAGAGGATCACCGGACTATCCTGTCCTGCTACCTGCCGGTAAAATGATGGTTCGATGGAAGGTGCGCCGGCAATGACGAACTCATACACGGGAAACCTGCCTGCAAGTGCAGCCATTACGGGAAGCATCCGCCTGATCTCCTGCTTTCTCGAGCCAGGTAACAAAGATATGATAGGCTTGCCGCTCAATTGATGGGCTGCCCGGAAAGCATCGGAATCCTGGTAAGCGGAAGGCCTGTTCACTACATCGAGCAGGGGATGGCCTGTAAAATCCACCGGGTAATCGTAACGCCGGTAGAACTCCTGCTCAAAAGGCAGGATCACAAGCATTTTATCCACATTTTTACGGATGCTGTAAACCCTTGATTTCTTCCACGCCCATA
This window contains:
- a CDS encoding glycosyltransferase family 4 protein; amino-acid sequence: MNIGLDAKRIFFNNSGLGNYGRRFYHGLAKKSAGDNFYLYSPKVVAGDNPYLKEVDRANSIIVSPDKPWHKMLGGAPWRTGLINARLRKDNIGIYYGLSNEIPFGNKNPDIVKVVIIHDLIFLRYPQLYPAIDAYFYKQKTKYAGKHADFIIAASEQTKRDIVYYYHVPENKINVIYPGSDPIFYSKDTVDAHQFFSTERRYIISIGAITSRKNLFKTVRAFNLIKDKYDLDLVVIGTAVGLGRDYLKTILNYVEKNRLSDRIHFLGNVPYKYVPALCRNAQLMVYPSQYEGFGMPIVEGLFSHIPVITSQGGCFPEAGGDGAVYVNPNDFEEIAGWIDKLMDSETLRNELVGKGLQHAEKFKQEHIETDIINFHRSIKH
- the rpsT gene encoding 30S ribosomal protein S20 yields the protein MANHKSALKRIRANENRKIQNRYHGKTMRNAIKKFKSIEAKDEAASQLPKMVSMIDKMAKHSIIHKNKAANLKSKLTRKVNTLA
- a CDS encoding phosphatase PAP2 family protein, translating into MHNTALSGLDIEILRLIHHNRVAALDNILYYISFTTTFVSIGLLLTILIYSLKTKSKPLRIVFYKILAVFIVVATLSLTLKTIIIRERPYISYPDIEKLSEAGSSSYPSGHAMEAFAIAVAFTILIPKRKFIIPLFIWASVVAYSRMALGVHYPSDVLSGIIIGSFIGWLVPWLINKFYPTIR
- the lpxB gene encoding lipid-A-disaccharide synthase; this translates as MRYYLIAGEASGDLHASNLMQELRKTDPGAVFRCWGGDLMQAAGGVLVKHYRDLAYMGFVEVVLNIRAIMKNLSFCKEDILRFKPDAIILVDYPGFNLRIAEFAHRNGFKVIYYISPQLWAWKKSRVYSIRKNVDKMLVILPFEQEFYRRYDYPVDFTGHPLLDVVNRPSAYQDSDAFRAAHQLSGKPIISLLPGSRKQEIRRMLPVMAALAGRFPVYEFVIAGAPSIEPSFYRQVAGQDSPVILFGQTHELLRRAHAALVTSGTATLETALYGVPQVVCYRGGSISYAIARRIVDVKFISLVNLVMDRQVVKELIQGDFNAENLEKELNVILDESNRSRIISEYDLLREKLGGEGASRRAATAIQQFMDEK
- the radC gene encoding DNA repair protein RadC, which encodes MTYESRIPIKQWSEDDRPREKLLLKGKSALSNAELIALLLGSGNRNESAVDLAKRILDQSGQNLAELSKYQINDLLKFKGIGMAKGVTIIAALELGNRKRGQDAMAREKVAGSRDVFELFHGELADSQYESFWVLLLNRANRVIRKVNISEGGISGTVADPKKIFKMSLDHNASSLILCHNHPSGNTQPSEADIRLTRKLKEAGLLLDLPVLDHLILGGETYFSFADEGMI
- a CDS encoding serine hydrolase; this translates as MKMKISFTATLLITGMLLNAQTSVPAFITDSLDSYTEQALAEWQIPGVAVLVVKDGQVIVQKGYGFLESGKPEQVDENTLFMIASNTKAFTGTAMAILEQEGKCSLDDRVQKYLPGFKMKDPWVAEHITLTDVMSHRIGMETFQGDFMYWESDLSSDEVIEKFGMLTPMYDFRAKWGYCNAGFLIAGKCLEQITGMTWEQFMRDRIVNPLEMKRTLVMTAEIANAENLAAAHTLVNGKLQVIPHCQVDNIAPAASISSSVSDMSHWIIAQLDSGRYNGRQVIPWQAIRKAQYPNSIVRRARHPFNITHYSLYGMGWSLQDYEGREMVSHTGGVDGFVTSVTLIPEEKLGVVVFTNTDMNGLYEAVKWEIIDAYLGLPYRNYSQVFISRYMPAYKKEMEMITSWQDSAKMNLPMPVKLAKFAGKYNHEVYGSAILESKGDYLLLKLEHHPDLTSRLEYIGNNRFLCTYSSPLWGIKVFPFVIKDGKVISFTLSVADFLEFTTYEFVKE